The Martelella sp. AD-3 genome includes a region encoding these proteins:
- a CDS encoding extracellular solute-binding protein translates to MIKKTTIVAFAGLLAGTALPGIANATVTVLGWPGGSEEAALRAATDVYNETAREDDKVELIFFSRDGFFDKLQADLAAGSDAFDINLIATYSIGRYAPYMEPIDLGDDAETVFGKAVLETMQYEGRQYGVPTDLSLHFMYYRTDLLDALLGDEDARAEYSKIAEEYLGKPMAPKPADEWTWDDWAATALYFTKSINRASPVRYGTVLQMKNLLFNMMVFQSLPRSDGADWRDAEGNITIDSEGYRKGLALYKTLYDAGATPKDSLSYEYAETNAAFAAGQVATALQWNAAAGELTDPEKTPAVAEVTGVVAPPAGPNGRADHIHGLGLGLNKNAKNKEGALRFLQWLATEDAALLYAENGGSPALMPDVVAKIADDRPDLVDLGNFASRYGYVMDGGTSANALSIYEVQAREFTGYWSGQQSLDEALANTEAEMRDLLNP, encoded by the coding sequence ATGATCAAGAAAACGACAATTGTGGCCTTTGCCGGGCTTCTGGCAGGCACGGCCCTGCCGGGTATTGCCAATGCAACCGTAACCGTGCTCGGCTGGCCGGGCGGCTCGGAGGAAGCCGCGCTGCGGGCGGCAACGGACGTCTACAACGAAACCGCGCGCGAAGACGACAAGGTCGAACTGATCTTCTTCAGCCGCGACGGCTTTTTCGACAAGCTCCAGGCCGACCTTGCGGCCGGCTCCGATGCTTTCGACATCAACCTGATCGCCACCTATTCGATCGGTCGCTACGCGCCGTACATGGAGCCCATCGACCTTGGCGACGACGCCGAAACGGTGTTCGGCAAGGCCGTTCTGGAAACCATGCAGTATGAGGGCCGGCAATACGGCGTTCCGACGGACCTCTCCCTCCACTTCATGTATTACCGCACCGACCTTCTCGACGCGCTGCTCGGCGACGAGGATGCCAGGGCCGAATATTCGAAAATCGCGGAAGAGTATCTCGGCAAGCCGATGGCGCCGAAGCCGGCGGACGAATGGACCTGGGATGACTGGGCGGCAACGGCGCTCTACTTTACCAAATCCATCAACCGGGCAAGTCCCGTGCGCTACGGCACGGTGCTGCAGATGAAGAACCTCCTGTTCAACATGATGGTCTTCCAGTCCCTGCCGCGCTCCGACGGCGCCGACTGGCGGGACGCGGAGGGCAACATCACGATCGATTCCGAGGGCTACCGCAAGGGTCTCGCGCTCTACAAAACGCTCTACGACGCGGGCGCTACGCCGAAGGATTCGCTCTCCTACGAATATGCGGAAACCAATGCCGCCTTTGCTGCAGGCCAGGTTGCGACGGCTCTTCAGTGGAATGCGGCCGCGGGCGAACTGACCGATCCGGAAAAGACGCCTGCCGTCGCCGAGGTGACCGGCGTGGTCGCGCCGCCTGCCGGCCCGAACGGGCGGGCGGACCATATCCACGGTCTCGGACTTGGCCTCAACAAGAACGCAAAGAACAAGGAAGGGGCGCTCAGGTTCCTGCAATGGCTTGCAACCGAGGACGCCGCCCTGCTTTACGCCGAAAATGGCGGCTCTCCGGCCCTCATGCCTGATGTGGTCGCGAAGATCGCGGATGACCGGCCGGACCTGGTGGACCTCGGCAACTTCGCCAGCCGGTATGGTTATGTGATGGATGGCGGGACATCCGCCAACGCGCTGTCGATCTACGAAGTACAGGCCCGCGAGTTCACCGGCTACTGGTCGGGCCAGCAAAGCCTCGACGAGGCGCTGGCCAATACCGAGGCCGAAATGCGGGACCTGCTGAACCCGTAA